A region of the Peromyscus leucopus breed LL Stock chromosome X, UCI_PerLeu_2.1, whole genome shotgun sequence genome:
ctggttttgaaagcatgaagcCGACATGTATAGCGTCAGAGGCTTAGGACTGTGAGGAGCATAAGAATCCTTTGTTGAATGTGTAGCCTTAATGGAGGAACAACCTCCAGGATTAAGTGGGTATCAAGAAGATTGCAATCTAGGCACAATCTGCCAGCGTGAAAGTCTCTGAAAAGGACACAAGAGATTCTATTGGTAAAAGTGCAGCCCACTTACATTGGAGTCCTCAAATTAGTGGACATGCCACTACCATGGTATGAACACCAAATACAAAAACAGGTGTGCAGTAGAGCCAGCTTGAGCCTACAAGATATAAGGTACATGCTATGGATTGCAAATCTGGAGACCAGGAACTTAATAGGTCCTTTGGAGCCCAGGAGTTCCTGTATGAATACCAGATGCAGTGCATTCagctatttgttttgctttgacttTTATTGTAACTGTATCCTAATGCCCTCCATTTGGGAAAAGAAAGTATTCAACttgcttttaacttttttttcaattttacagAAACCCATAGTTATGAGacattgaatattttataaagattttgAACAAAGATTTTGGAGCCTTTTGGTACTTAGAGAGAATCTAGTCTTTCCATATCAATTGTTAACCCCTCATGAATTTCTAGTCTATCAGTGTCCATTGTAGGATCTTTATTACAGtcctggcttgcttcctgggaactTCACTTCCAATTCTTCCACATGGTCAGCTTCTGTGTGTATTATTTCACATGGATATTTTTCTCTCAGTGTATCTTGCTCTCCCACCCTGATAACCAAGATTCACCATGTTAGATACTTGACTCATCTCTGGGACAAAAGTCCTGACATAAGGAACTCAGGAAggacaggtttattttggctgTCAGTGTGAGAGAACATGCCATCATGCCCAAGAAGTGTGAGGATAAGAGCACAAAGTTGCTTGTAGTAAGTAGTATATCAGCAGTTAGGAAGCAGCGAGCAATgactgctggtgctcagctttaTTCTTTATATGCAGTCTGGGTTCATAGTCCATAGAATGATGCCATCTACATTTAGGGCTGACCTTCTCACACTGAATCTAGAAAATCTTTGACATTAACCAGAAGCTCTTATCCTCTTCTTGACTCTAGCTCTTGTCTTTTCATCATTCAGTATTAACCGTCTTAAGCCCACTTCTTGCCAATTTCACTTCATAATATTacattattacattcatttacatacatacatttgtgtGCAAGTGTTTGGAGTATTTATGTGTTATTTTCTAACATGAGACCATGTGCAACTGCAGACATATGGAGGTCAAGAGTCAACTTTTAGGTGTGTTATATGGGTCTTGAGTGAGGGGTCAAAGCTTGAAGATATCATCTAGATTCAGTGGGGTTAAGAATTTAGGTcctggaaagaaaactcagaaagacaagaaagggaaataaCAATTTAGTAGAGAAGGGTACTAGGCAGAGCAGGACGATTCCAGACCTCAGGTAGGAAAAGCATGCAGTAGCTGCCTGCCAAAAGTGACATTGACAGAGATGTGAAGGCTTCTGATAGAAAGTAAAAGGTATGGATCTgagaaagacacaaaaacaaCTCCCCGCAGGAGTGAACAATTGTGAGAGTCCCTAACAGTTGCAAATTGACAGAGAAGCAGATAGTCTCTGGGCATagggaaataaaaagaagcagAACCCCACAAACTTGATTAAAACCATCCAACAGTATCCtctagactagtggttctcaatatttctaatgctgcaacactCTAATAgatttcctcatgttgtagtgacccctaTCCATACAATGTTTTCATGGCTAATTCATGAGTGTAATATTGTTAATTTaatgaatgatattttaaatatttttggagatacagGGTTGTCAAAGGGGTCTCAAACCAGAGGCTGTGAACTAGTGCACAAGGGGATGGGATGTCACTCTAGCTGGGAATCTGCTCTGAAGATGAGGTCAGATCATATTGATAGGCAACTGCTCCTCCAAAGTCCCACTCCTTCTTGATTGGTCCTAGGCAAGTGTTCCTTGAACAGTTTctgttgcctctgcttcctgcctgttagCAGATGTTATCAGTTCCAATCTCCTGGTTGGTGTGAGAAATGAGCATCCTTTCTTAAAGGAGACAGGTGTAATTTTTAGAATAAACAATTTCCCTCAACTTCCCTCCTTGCCCTTTCTCAGAGATTAACATTGGATGACAGCAGACTGTGCAAATGGAGTTCTATCTAATTCTTGCTGAAAAGACATAATGTTTCCAGGTATTGACCAGAAAGAAGGGAGCCCTTGGTTGGAGAGCAGACTCTTCATGCCAGTCAAGAAGGCTGCATTAGGACACACTTGTCTGTGTAAATATAGGATCTGGAACAGCCAGTTGATAACGGTGTTGTGCTGGTGAGGTACCATCTATCATAGAGTGTGAATCTATTAAAACAATTACAATCCCAAGGGATCATGTGatttaagaaaaatcataaaaagccACGTTGTGATAGTTTTGAGCTTTGTATTTATGAGAGGAGGAATACAGTCAAGATACACACCAAAACACTCTGCAGGCCGTATAGTAACCATAAGTGAGGGTAATGAGTTCCTTGCAGCTTTTCTTAAggcagcctctgagtgctgaccACAGGGAGGTACATCCCAGCTGCCAAGGACTTTCCAAACAGGGTTTCAATTAGGGCTCTCTCTTTTCAAATGTCTGTGGTTTTAGTCCcaaattctgatttgttttgtatTATAAACCTGTGTAAGTGTCCTGATCATTTCCTGTGCCACAACCTGAAAGCGATCCTGCTTTGTAATGTCCTCCACAagacaaattattctacaaatttAAGTTCAGCTATATTCAGGTTTTCAGGACACAGGTACAATGCAGCCATCTCTGTGCCAGCATAGAACATGAATGACCACTGGCCCCTTTCACCTTACAGTCCTTGATTCTCTTTTGAATACCCATGAATTGCAAACTCCCCATGGAATGGCcaattaaactattttttttagaaCATTTGAGTGCATTTCTAAGACATAGGTCCAAATATTTCCACATTACCCAAGTActgatttcaaaattttaataagtTCATGGTTAGGTTAATAACATTAACTTGAACAATTCTATTCCAAGGACCAATTTTCTACGTTACTTTCCTgtctcattgttgtgacaaataTCTGACatgatgaaagaaaggaaagagtggatatttgaacattattttctcacagtttgagggtactgTAACAGCAGAGAGTGTATGGTGTAAAAAGTATGAGGCTTGCGGTCACTCTGTGCCTgtcaccagggagcagagagctaTGAATGTTTCTGAGCTTCTAGATGTGTTCTTTTTTATGCAGTCTGAGTCCACTGCTCATGTTATGATGCTACCCATATTAATCATAAATCATCCACCTCAATTATCCTAGCCTAAATATTCCCACATATGTGTTTAGAAGTCTTTTTGTTCTATGATTCTATATCCTGTCACAGCCACACATTGCTCATAATTAAAACTGTTCCTTACATCTGATCTTGCCTCTGTGCTCAGTTGAGTCTGGGTATATTGAGTTTATAATAGTTACTTTCTGTCAGGAACACTCATATCTCTGTTACTTTCAATCCCAGTGGTTccagtttaaaattatttgtcaCATATCTGTAGATGTAACTTGAACATCTTCACCCGTCACTCTACTCTCTGTCCTGTgtgggtttaatttccagcacatACATAATTTGTTCACTCCAATTAATGAAATTCATATACTCCTAGAAGGCTACTGCTTACCAAGTCCCCTATAACATCACCACAAGCCATGGCACAAATATTCTTGTACAACCACACACccacaaaaaaatttaatgtaataaaaatgatatatttggGCCATAAATTGTCAAGAAGAGGATTAGGAATGGTTAATATTGAATGTTGAGTGAACAGGATCTAAAATCAAGAAATACAGAAGCCTATGGTTATCTCTCAAAGAGGTTAAGATGAGGTTAATTGGGCTAGGAAGAACCATCTGAAACAGAGTAGCATCATTCCTTGGACTGAGGTTCCTGGTTGTATAACCAGGAGAGAGCTAGGTGAGCATCTGCAGTGCTCTAACTACTCTCCCTGCTCTCTAACTACTAATGCAATGTAGCAAGCAACTAGGGACTCTTGGCCCATGATCTCTCAGTCATGATGTGTATTTCCTCAAAATAAGAGCCAGTATAAACTTTCCTTCCTTTACTTGCTCATGTTATGTATTTTGTCAGAGAAATGAATCAGGTATGTGatatggtgggtggtggtgatggagatggAAGATCTTGGTCTGttgttctcaaacttcctaatgctgtgacactctAATACACTTCCCCATGTTGCAGGGccaccccaaccataaaattcttttcattactacataactgcaattttctattgttattattcataatgtaaatatctgtgttgtccaatggtcttaggcaatccctgtgaaagggtcattctacCCAGAAAAGGGGCCgcaaaccacaggttgagaaccactgatctagatccACTGAGAGAAGGTATTCACACAGTGTAACACACACTCAGAAAGCTGACCTGATAAAGAATAGGGAATAATATTCCCAGGAAGAaaaccaggattttttttaaggtcCTGAAGGATGGCTGATAGATTAGAATGGCCCTATGCTACCCACCACATAGACCATCAGAGCACACTGGAAATGCCTGGGCATTTGGGCATTTATTCACGACTGGGGAAATAGGAGATGGCTACTGCCTTCTAATAGAGACAGACGACAATTGGCACTAGCATACTCAGTGAGCAGCATTGCCTTCTTTCTCCAAGAGAGCAGCATCCCACACTCCCGGCAGTTCCAAGGCTAAAACTTCCTGCTCTACCTTTCAGAGATATGAATACTTAAGTGTCTCCACACAAgagtgtggtttctttttttatgttgagGTGTCTGTTTACTTGCAAGCCGTATTTCTCATGGGATTCACTAGGTATACTTAGGAAACATGCCTTTATACTGTACTCTTTCTTGCTATTGCTTGTTGGCACTGTTGAATGGGGTCACGACCTGCAGTTTAGTAtgtgaaaacatttaaagaatggaATGCGTCTGACAGCATGGAAGGAATAAAACTTAGACACACTCCCAGAAATCAAGTTGATATTTTATATAGAATGAATTGGTGATTACACAGTACTGTGTACAAATGGGCAATTTCTTCAAAGATTCTCCTGGCAGATGTTAAAATGCCAGAGCCCTCACTTCTGACCTTTTGCTCAGCCAGGTTGGAAGCACACTGGGCCTTCACCTGACTCTGCACTGTCAAAGAGATCAtctcatagaaaaacaaaatcacgCCAAAGAGTGACATCGTGGTTGTCAGGACACCCACGTGTGTATGGGAACACATTTGTGCAGTGTTTCTTTATAATGTCCTCCTTTTTAACGGGAAAGTCAGGTGAAAAGTCAAGAGTGGTTTGCCCATACATGTCTATGAGGTGGTTCAAGGTCACAGTAACAAGTGTGAAAAGGCTGCTCACAGCCAAAATTATGGCAGACATCTTGTAGCAAAACAGCTGGATCTCAATGAATTGGTCTTCCATACAGCTGAGCTTAATGGCCACTGAAGTGAAAACCAGGACTAGGATTTTCATCAAAATGGCCCATGCTATCAGGACTTGTAAATACTGAAATTCTGATGACTTGTTCCATGTTGAATTGATAGGGGTGTGAACCAACATCCTGGTCATAGACCCAGAGATGTTAAAGTCCTGAGTGTAATAAGCTTCCCAGAGTCCAGTTGACACAAATTGCACATCCTTGTTGTTAAACTCCCACAGGCGCCAGCATTGGCTGTCTGCAAGGATGATTTCAGACACCAAAGCTGATGTACAGCAAGTCAGGCCACTGAACTTGAAGATGTACTCCTTCATGTTGGCAAGTCTGAAGAAGGCATCAAAGAAGAATAGAGTCAGTGAGAATACAAGGGAAGGCAGGAAAACAGAAGGAGTCATGGCTTAGAGAGCACTGAGCTCTCATACCTTGTCCCTGTTGTCACatagagatgtttcagtggtctCTGTACAGATTATTATTCTTCACAGAGTAGATAATAATATTTGTTGACTAGGAATTTCAATGCTTAGAACTGACAATGAGAAGAGAGTTTGCAGGATCTTATGTAATGCCAGGCTTATTTTATCCGTATTTGCAATTTCTAAATATTCTAATACCatagagagaggaaaaagcagaGGAATGCTCAAATTAATTGTCATTTCTAAAATACAGTACTATAGCATTTCATGACTGTTACAAACTGAAATCatctgtgaaagaaaatgaaaataattcacatagtatactcatttatgtaaaaataataacacaatTGACATAaatctgtgtatacatatatgtgtattaaaaGAGATCTGTACATAATGATAGACCTCATAAATGATAGTGTACAATGCTATTCCTCTTTGTGAATTTTACAGAAATGTACACTTCTCTAAAGAAAGCTATACCTATTTTATAATTGAAACCAGAAAGAGTATGCTTGTCAACATCTATCTGTAATATGGCCGGGGATAGACCTCAGTGGTAAAGTGATTATCtaacatgcacaaaaccctgaaTTCTTCTTTATTATCTGTAAACCAAAATCTATGTGTAAAATTGTCCAGAGAGTGAGTCAGAGGAATAGGGGAAATGGATGATTAACACATAAAATCATATAAATCCATGAAAGTGGATATTTCCAATTATAGCACATCTCTTACTTAAAATTTCCTCTTTAGGTAATTAGCTTCATTTCAGTGAAACAAAAAGAATCCTGACATATTTTGTGTGAGCAAATATCTTCTTTCACAGAAAATTTACACGCTGTACTGTAACTTTTAACTAACTTCTTTGCACCTTTTCTCAATTCCAATCTTaggatgaaaaggagaaaaatcacaaataCTAGATCATTTAGCATAAAGGAACGAGGTGAGTCATTTACTCACTAGGCATGTGGATAATGTCACTGATAACTGTGCATGCAGAAGGTTGAAGGGGCCTACACACTGAATCTCCTTGCCAGGAAACCTTCCCTAACAGCTACCCCCTGCTCTAAAGTCTCTGTAGAATGTGCTTCCTGACTGAATGAAGGCACTATCTGTTCTACTAGGGAAGTTTCATCAGCAAGATGGGTTCACAATTCATGGTGGCTTGGGTAACACCCTGCCCACATCATCTTCCTTTCCAAGGCAGGCCCGAGGCAATGGACTACAAGAACAGTGTGATTTGAAGTAGTACTGTAAACACAATGAAGATTGCTgttgttccagaaaaaaaaaaaatgagctagcATGGCAGCATCTGTTTCTACAGGTGTTTGAAACATGTGGAGTAGATGCGTGTGATTCAATAAAGACCATATTTGAAAGCTCCCATATATAACATAAAGCTTTTATACCTTTGTGTATTATGGATAAAAAGATTCATTTAGAAGGTGGCAGGATCACAGACGTTCTTCCCAGTAACAGTAAATGCCCATATATGCAGTCAGAGAAAGAGTGGAAAAACcttcagaaaaaagaaattctattaGGCAGACATTTCAGCTCAGAGCAAtgtctctccaaccccttgaTCCCACAATCTTTTCCATTCACTCCTGTCCTTGGCCTAAGGAGAACCTCATTTAAACACTTCAGGAGTATTCATACATCTGACTCTCTAAGGACACCCATCTAatcatttcccccattttgtaGGTAAGGAAACCCATTTAAACACTTCAGGAGTATTCGTACATCTGACTCTCTAAGGGCACCCATCTAATCATTTCCCCATTTTGTAGGTAAGGAAACAACAGAGAGAGGTTAATTCATAAACTCAACATCAGGGACCTACACAATTAAAACCTGCAAGGCAGCTCACTGATTACCTGCAGTCCCACATGGGGCTTCTAGACACTTAAGATATTCAGCAGCGTTTACACACACTTACCCACATGTCAATGGCCGTTTCTGGCATTCTTTGTCCTGTGAAATTGAATGTGATTAATAAAACCACCTGGGAAGGTAAAATACTTGCCTCTTTTTCCCTGTTAGGAAGACCAAATATTAGTGAGTGCCAGCTGACAGAGAATTAACTCACTTTAAAAATTCTTGTTTCCATAGCTACTAAGGCTGAATGGTGGATTATGAGCAAAGAACACAACTTCCTAGCCATATTTGGCAATAGATGACCAGAGTGCTTAACTTCCCTTTGTATGTGAATAGTCTTTAAAAGAGGAATTTCCTTTTTGAAATCATGCATCAAATAAGTTCTACAATGCCTGATGGGCAAAGCAGAGAT
Encoded here:
- the LOC114688997 gene encoding LOW QUALITY PROTEIN: uncharacterized protein LOC114688997 (The sequence of the model RefSeq protein was modified relative to this genomic sequence to represent the inferred CDS: deleted 1 base in 1 codon) translates to MTPSVFLPSLVFSLTLFFFDAFFRLANMKEYIFKFSGLTCCTSALVSEIILADSQCWRLWEFNNKDVQFVSTGLWEAYYTQDFNISGSMTRMLVHTPINSTWNKSSEFQYLQVLIAWAILMKILVLVFTSVAIKLSCMEDQFIEIQLFCYKMSAIILAVSSLFTLVTVTLNHLIDMYGQTTLDFSPDFPVKKEDIIKKHCTNVFPYTVGVLTTTMSLFGVILFFYEMISLTVQSQVKAQCASNLAEQKVRSEGSGILTSARRIFEEIAHLYTVLCNHQFILYKIST